The proteins below are encoded in one region of Qipengyuania sp. HL-TH1:
- a CDS encoding ABC transporter permease → MRWVDRRIGRTNSLLLGAIPILLLILVYLFLAVARNEINPADKILPLPGAMVDAMRALVFERDPLSGRYLFWADTLASLQRLGLGLAISTASALLVGLVLGLLPPVRATFGMLVTGIAVIPPIALLPILFIAFGLGETAKVALIVIGIAPFMIRDIAAHTAALPREQIIKAQTLGASTWQLALRVVLPQAMPRLIQAVRLSLGPAWVFLISAEAIAADIGLGYRIFLVRRYLAMDVILPYVAWIAILAAITDLLLSWSSRRLFGWAHRTER, encoded by the coding sequence GTGCGCTGGGTCGATCGCCGGATCGGGCGGACCAATTCCCTGCTTCTAGGGGCGATCCCGATCCTGCTCCTGATCCTGGTATATCTGTTCCTCGCGGTCGCGCGGAACGAGATCAACCCGGCCGACAAGATCCTCCCGCTCCCCGGGGCGATGGTGGACGCCATGCGCGCGCTGGTGTTCGAGCGGGATCCGCTGTCGGGCCGCTATCTCTTCTGGGCCGATACGCTGGCGAGCCTGCAGCGGCTCGGTCTCGGACTGGCCATTTCCACCGCCAGCGCGCTGCTGGTGGGCCTCGTTCTGGGGCTTCTGCCACCCGTTCGCGCCACCTTCGGCATGCTGGTCACCGGGATTGCGGTGATCCCGCCGATCGCGCTGCTGCCGATCTTGTTCATCGCCTTCGGGCTGGGTGAGACCGCCAAGGTGGCGCTTATCGTGATCGGCATTGCGCCTTTCATGATCCGCGATATCGCCGCGCATACGGCAGCGCTCCCGCGCGAGCAGATCATCAAGGCGCAGACGCTGGGCGCAAGCACATGGCAATTGGCGCTGCGCGTCGTCCTCCCGCAGGCCATGCCAAGGCTGATCCAGGCAGTGCGCCTGTCGCTGGGTCCGGCATGGGTATTCCTGATTTCGGCCGAAGCGATCGCCGCCGATATCGGGCTGGGCTACCGCATCTTCCTCGTTCGCCGCTATCTCGCGATGGACGTCATCCTGCCCTATGTAGCGTGGATCGCCATCCTCGCGGCGATCACCGACCTGCTGCTGTCATGGTCCAGCCGCCGCCTGTTCGGCTGGGCACACAGGACCGAGAGATGA
- a CDS encoding MBL fold metallo-hydrolase, with product MSQTTPAPAPTPTPAPSVQPTFAGNGDIAAAYNPPGVRNTDSALPLHPREPVEHDYSSSGPAPGRLGFRWIYGSNVAAKNTDPRIQVVQYNEDTFVLRQNVCVHWEAPFVYLLFGNAGALLIDSGATAKAAFFPLRETVDAIITRWEQMRGRKRMPLTIALTSGEDVAQNQGLRQFADRPRTTIVPRPIGAMQAHYGLAGNWPGGTGAVDLGDRRIEVIPTPGSHRDGVTFYDPYCDLLFTGDLLFPGRINIGNDRDYIAALARLQEFAGRNPVEAVLGGHIDMMFAPGCYYPRFATYKPYERILQLSPATIDEASHYAREVQGRDMMLIRPDFVLFNGVSPDQRTRVWPEGVARITPPHPF from the coding sequence ATGTCGCAGACCACGCCTGCCCCCGCACCGACCCCGACCCCCGCCCCATCGGTCCAGCCGACCTTCGCGGGGAATGGCGATATCGCGGCGGCGTATAATCCGCCGGGAGTGCGCAACACCGATTCCGCGCTGCCGCTGCATCCCCGCGAACCGGTCGAGCATGACTATTCGAGCAGCGGGCCGGCCCCCGGGCGGCTCGGCTTCCGCTGGATCTACGGATCGAATGTCGCGGCGAAGAACACCGATCCACGCATCCAGGTGGTGCAGTATAACGAAGACACTTTCGTCCTGCGGCAGAACGTCTGCGTCCATTGGGAAGCGCCGTTCGTCTACCTGCTGTTCGGCAATGCCGGAGCCTTGCTGATCGACAGCGGGGCCACTGCGAAAGCGGCCTTTTTCCCGCTGCGCGAGACCGTCGATGCGATCATCACTCGCTGGGAGCAGATGCGCGGCCGCAAGCGCATGCCGCTGACCATCGCGCTGACATCGGGCGAAGACGTCGCGCAGAACCAGGGGCTGCGGCAATTCGCGGATCGCCCGCGAACCACCATCGTCCCCAGACCGATCGGGGCGATGCAGGCGCATTACGGGCTTGCGGGCAACTGGCCGGGCGGAACCGGGGCAGTCGATCTCGGCGACAGGCGGATCGAGGTCATCCCCACCCCCGGGAGCCACCGTGACGGGGTGACCTTCTACGATCCCTATTGCGACTTGCTGTTCACGGGCGACCTGTTGTTCCCCGGACGGATCAACATCGGCAACGACCGGGATTACATTGCGGCGCTGGCGCGGTTGCAGGAGTTCGCCGGACGCAATCCGGTCGAGGCGGTGCTCGGCGGGCACATCGACATGATGTTCGCGCCGGGCTGCTATTATCCCCGTTTCGCGACCTACAAACCCTATGAGCGCATCCTGCAGCTTTCGCCCGCCACGATCGACGAGGCCTCGCACTATGCGCGCGAGGTGCAGGGCCGCGACATGATGCTGATCCGCCCCGACTTCGTCCTTTTCAACGGAGTCAGTCCCGACCAGCGGACCCGGGTCTGGCCCGAAGGCGTCGCCCGCATCACTCCGCCGCACCCCTTTTGA
- a CDS encoding urea amidolyase associated protein UAAP2, protein MTADPATGGLPGAVVHDEIVPARAPWLHHIAAGQTLRIIDVEGNQAVDFLLYADADDAERYSSQDTVAAQGNLFLRQGSVLRSNEGRAMMTITGTSVAYHDTIGGACSCESNTLRYGHHTKAQHACVENFLEANLSEGRGKRDMVPNINFFMNVPVEEDGSLGIVDGISAPGLTVDLRADMDVVVVVSNCPQINNPCNAFNPTPVRMIVAA, encoded by the coding sequence ATGACCGCTGATCCCGCAACAGGGGGCCTGCCCGGTGCCGTCGTCCATGACGAAATCGTGCCTGCCCGGGCGCCGTGGCTGCATCACATCGCGGCAGGGCAGACGCTCCGCATTATCGATGTGGAAGGCAATCAGGCGGTCGATTTCCTGCTCTACGCGGATGCTGACGATGCCGAACGGTATAGCTCGCAGGACACCGTGGCCGCGCAGGGGAACCTGTTCCTGCGCCAGGGCAGCGTCCTGCGTTCGAACGAAGGCCGCGCGATGATGACCATCACCGGCACTTCGGTCGCCTATCATGACACGATCGGCGGCGCGTGTTCCTGCGAATCCAATACCCTGCGTTATGGCCACCACACCAAGGCGCAGCACGCCTGCGTCGAGAACTTCCTCGAGGCCAATCTGTCCGAGGGGCGCGGCAAGCGCGACATGGTGCCCAACATCAACTTCTTCATGAACGTGCCCGTAGAGGAAGACGGGTCGCTCGGCATTGTCGACGGCATTTCCGCGCCCGGCCTTACGGTCGACCTGCGCGCGGATATGGATGTGGTCGTGGTGGTGTCGAACTGCCCGCAGATCAACAACCCGTGCAATGCCTTCAACCCGACCCCCGTGCGGATGATCGTCGCTGCATGA
- a CDS encoding CopG family ribbon-helix-helix protein, with amino-acid sequence MASEPTNLARLSMSLPADLFRQLDMMVEERGLPSRSQLIAELIRHALAEHEAQTRPEEMLAGTITLVYVGDRGSIRQQLATTQLQYLKEVISSQHVFLEDDQSLEVLLVQGPAVRLEALCDSLRSIRGVHQLQLVTTTALLPPLHEQGEADANDNSAGKKPKPPKSAAA; translated from the coding sequence ATGGCATCCGAACCCACCAATCTTGCCCGCCTCAGCATGAGCCTGCCCGCGGACCTGTTCCGCCAGCTCGACATGATGGTGGAAGAACGGGGTCTGCCGTCGCGCTCGCAGCTGATCGCCGAATTGATCCGGCACGCCCTCGCCGAGCACGAAGCGCAGACCCGGCCCGAAGAGATGCTCGCGGGCACGATCACGCTTGTCTATGTCGGCGATCGCGGCAGCATCCGCCAGCAACTCGCAACGACGCAATTGCAATATCTGAAGGAAGTCATCTCCTCGCAGCATGTCTTCCTCGAGGACGACCAGTCGCTCGAAGTGCTGCTTGTGCAAGGCCCCGCCGTACGGCTCGAGGCGCTGTGCGATTCGCTGCGCTCGATTCGCGGGGTTCACCAGCTCCAACTGGTCACCACCACCGCGCTGCTGCCGCCGCTGCATGAGCAGGGCGAAGCCGACGCCAACGACAACAGTGCAGGCAAGAAGCCCAAGCCGCCAAAGTCCGCGGCCGCATGA
- a CDS encoding putative urea ABC transporter substrate-binding protein, translating into MLNGIRKVGAAAALACALFVASCAPASEDATAPKTQFTIGWSIYAGWMPWPYAEQAGIVKKWGDKYGIEIDIVQVNDYVESVNQYTAGQLDGVTVANMDALTIPAAGGKDTTALIIGDYSNGNDGVLLKGTDNLAGIAGQQVNLVELSVSHYLLARALESADLAMTDVRTINTADADIAGAFTSPDVTAAVAWNPQLLTMKQEAGAHEVFSSADIPGEILDLLVVDTATLEANPNLGKALVGIWYETIALMQQDDEAGEAARAAMAQLAGTTPEMFEAQVATTHLYVEPAQAVAAATDPALIETMTRVRDFSFSQGLFGQGASSAEAVGMAFPGGKTLGDGNSITLRFDDSFMQMAADGEL; encoded by the coding sequence ATGTTGAACGGGATCCGCAAAGTGGGGGCAGCCGCAGCGCTGGCCTGTGCCTTATTCGTCGCCTCGTGCGCGCCCGCAAGCGAAGACGCCACCGCGCCCAAGACCCAGTTCACGATCGGCTGGTCGATCTATGCCGGGTGGATGCCGTGGCCCTATGCCGAACAGGCCGGGATCGTGAAGAAGTGGGGGGACAAATACGGGATCGAAATCGATATCGTGCAGGTCAACGATTACGTCGAATCGGTCAATCAATACACCGCCGGGCAGCTTGACGGGGTGACGGTCGCGAACATGGATGCGCTGACCATCCCCGCCGCCGGCGGGAAGGATACCACCGCCCTCATCATCGGCGACTATTCGAATGGCAATGACGGGGTCTTGCTGAAAGGCACCGACAATCTCGCCGGTATCGCCGGACAGCAGGTCAATCTGGTCGAGCTGTCGGTGTCGCATTATCTGCTCGCCCGGGCGCTTGAATCGGCAGACCTCGCGATGACCGATGTGCGGACGATCAATACCGCAGATGCGGATATTGCCGGTGCGTTCACCTCGCCCGATGTCACCGCCGCGGTGGCGTGGAACCCGCAGCTCCTGACGATGAAACAGGAAGCGGGCGCGCATGAGGTCTTCAGCTCGGCCGACATTCCGGGTGAAATCCTCGACCTGCTGGTGGTCGATACCGCCACGCTCGAAGCCAACCCGAATCTGGGCAAGGCACTGGTGGGCATCTGGTACGAGACCATCGCGCTGATGCAGCAGGACGACGAAGCGGGCGAAGCGGCGCGTGCAGCGATGGCGCAGCTTGCGGGTACGACGCCGGAGATGTTCGAAGCGCAGGTGGCGACGACCCATCTTTATGTCGAGCCCGCGCAAGCGGTTGCGGCGGCGACCGATCCGGCGCTGATCGAAACCATGACCCGGGTCCGCGACTTCAGTTTCTCACAGGGCCTGTTCGGCCAGGGTGCCAGTTCGGCCGAAGCGGTGGGAATGGCCTTCCCGGGCGGCAAGACCTTGGGCGATGGCAACAGCATCACATTGCGCTTCGACGACAGCTTCATGCAGATGGCTGCCGATGGCGAGCTATAG
- a CDS encoding urea amidolyase associated protein UAAP1, producing MTEGLANPLAARDHARAMAGTVVDAMPVLPPVAPDLPAGVEPDDLLWEETVAPGGYATRRLARGSRVRLIDLAGDACASMLIYNAEMPTERLNVADTVKVQWNGYLGAGKLLLSDMGRVMMSILEDGAATHDVFCGTSNAATNEAKYGEGRNSGAFPNGRDRLLLGSAKHGLQRRDVHPCVNLFKGTRIEADGAITPLVGPFEAGREIVLRAEMDVIVVLANCPHVLDPRDDWQVSPLRISAWRGPVTDQDDPIRCATPEGLRAFENIEDYYRR from the coding sequence ATGACGGAGGGGCTGGCAAACCCGCTGGCAGCGCGCGACCACGCCCGCGCGATGGCCGGCACGGTGGTCGACGCGATGCCCGTCCTGCCGCCGGTTGCGCCAGACCTTCCCGCAGGCGTGGAGCCGGACGACCTCCTGTGGGAGGAAACCGTCGCCCCGGGCGGGTATGCTACCCGCAGGCTGGCGCGCGGATCGCGGGTCCGGCTGATCGATCTTGCCGGCGACGCCTGTGCCTCGATGCTCATCTACAATGCCGAAATGCCGACCGAACGGCTGAACGTGGCCGACACGGTCAAGGTGCAGTGGAACGGCTATCTCGGCGCGGGCAAGCTGCTGCTGTCCGACATGGGCCGCGTGATGATGAGCATCCTCGAAGATGGCGCCGCCACGCATGACGTTTTCTGCGGCACATCGAATGCCGCCACCAACGAAGCCAAATATGGCGAGGGCCGCAATAGCGGCGCCTTTCCCAATGGCCGCGACCGGCTGCTGCTGGGCTCGGCCAAGCACGGGCTGCAGCGCCGTGATGTCCACCCTTGCGTCAATCTGTTTAAGGGCACGCGGATCGAGGCCGATGGGGCCATCACGCCGCTGGTAGGCCCCTTCGAGGCGGGGCGCGAAATCGTGCTGCGCGCGGAAATGGATGTGATCGTGGTCCTGGCCAATTGCCCGCATGTCCTCGACCCGCGGGACGACTGGCAGGTTTCGCCGCTGCGCATAAGCGCGTGGCGCGGGCCCGTGACCGATCAGGACGACCCGATCCGCTGTGCCACGCCCGAGGGCCTGCGCGCCTTCGAAAATATCGAAGACTACTACCGCCGCTAG
- a CDS encoding ATP-binding cassette domain-containing protein translates to MSSFLSLRDVWVEYGDKIVLERVNLEIEEGAFVSVIGPSGAGKSSLLRVVLGQDAPTRGTITLDGVPLKPQCDSDRGVVFQRYSVFPHLTVLGNTLFGIECGRAPLAGRLFGAARRAALAEAEEMLAAVGLEDSLHLYPAQMSGGMQQRLAIAQALIKRPRILLLDEPFGALDPGIRSDMHALITSLWSEYALTVMMVTHDIGEAFALGNRVLTLDKLRHDPHAPNRYGASIVYDLPLTRKAPQRAETRAVLTQSA, encoded by the coding sequence ATGAGCAGCTTCCTCAGCCTGCGCGACGTCTGGGTCGAATATGGCGACAAGATCGTGCTCGAGCGCGTCAACCTCGAAATCGAGGAAGGCGCATTCGTTTCGGTCATCGGGCCATCGGGTGCAGGCAAGAGCAGCCTGCTGCGCGTGGTACTGGGGCAGGATGCGCCGACGCGCGGGACCATCACGCTCGACGGCGTCCCGCTCAAGCCCCAATGCGACAGCGATCGCGGCGTGGTGTTCCAGCGCTATTCGGTGTTTCCGCATCTGACGGTCCTGGGGAACACGCTGTTCGGGATCGAATGCGGGCGCGCCCCGCTGGCCGGGCGGCTGTTCGGCGCGGCGCGGCGCGCTGCGCTGGCCGAAGCGGAAGAAATGCTGGCAGCGGTCGGGCTGGAAGACAGCCTTCATTTGTATCCGGCGCAGATGTCGGGTGGCATGCAGCAACGCTTGGCGATCGCTCAGGCGCTGATCAAACGCCCGCGGATATTGCTGCTCGACGAACCCTTTGGCGCGCTCGATCCCGGGATCCGGTCCGATATGCACGCACTGATCACCAGCCTGTGGAGCGAATATGCGCTCACCGTGATGATGGTAACGCACGATATCGGCGAGGCCTTCGCGCTCGGCAACCGCGTGCTAACGCTCGATAAGCTGCGGCATGACCCGCACGCCCCAAATCGGTATGGTGCCTCCATCGTCTACGATCTTCCTCTCACGCGGAAGGCACCGCAGCGGGCGGAGACCCGCGCAGTCCTGACCCAATCCGCATGA